The following proteins come from a genomic window of Lycium ferocissimum isolate CSIRO_LF1 chromosome 4, AGI_CSIRO_Lferr_CH_V1, whole genome shotgun sequence:
- the LOC132054224 gene encoding uncharacterized protein LOC132054224: MIWEFQDGSAITFTDEDAAGITLPHNDALVVTLSIDRVQVKRVMVDPGSSANIIRWKVVEEMEIQEKIILAARTLAGFNMSSETTKGEIDLHVKVGGVVKQTKFYVIDGDMRYHGIFGRTWLHEMKAVPSTLHILIKFPTPDEIRQIS; encoded by the coding sequence ATGATTTGGGAATTTCAGGATGGAAGCGCTATCACTTTTACTGATGAAGATGCAGCGGGCATCACTCTGCCGCATAACGACGCCTTAGTTGTCACCTTGTCCATTGACCGCGTCCAAGTAAAGCGGGTGATGGTCGATCCGGGAAgttcggccaacatcatccgtTGGAAAgtggtggaagaaatggaaattcaagagaaaattATACTGGCTGCAAGGACCCTTGCTGGTTTCAATATGTCGAGTGAGACTACAAAGGGGGAGATCGATTTGCATGTAAAAGTCGGAGGAGTCGTCAAGCAAACCAAGTTCTATGTGATTGACGGCGACATGCGCTATCATGGAATATTCGGGAGAACGTGGCTCCACGAGATGAAAGCGGTTCCCTCCACTTTGCATATATTGATAAAGTTTCCTACACCGGATGAAATCAGGCAGATTAGTTGA